Proteins found in one Bradysia coprophila strain Holo2 chromosome X unlocalized genomic scaffold, BU_Bcop_v1 contig_35, whole genome shotgun sequence genomic segment:
- the LOC119069476 gene encoding serine-rich adhesin for platelets isoform X9, with protein MSFSMFDLLTILIIGCVVTTHGQDYEGKLSSYPCQSEGFHADEQNCAIFYRCVDQGNSKLTAFEFSCGPGTVFSTDLNVCVHPEDSGREDCGANFNEIDSDNRNPNNDGVATPAVSTTTGTTTVQTPSSQSTSTAMSSTQTTTSGSQTTCTEDGFIGDSDDCSKFYRCVSNGKGSYMKYEFRCGNGTVWDNKIQGCNHAWAVEDCRKAVSNDYESSSQSSMSSSHASSTSSTSSQASSSSSSTSSSTSSWNQSSSTSSSSSSNSNSNSQSTSSSANSQTSSNNHNASSQSSGNGSYNSQSSNQGSSSNQGSSSNQGSSSNQGSSSNQGSSSNQGSSSNQGSSSNQGSSSNQGSSSNQGSSSNQGSSTNQGSSSNQGSSSNQGTSSNQGSSSNQGSSSNQGSSTNQGSSSNQGSSSNQGSSSNQGSSSNQGSSSNQGSSSNQGSSSNQGSSSNQGSSSNQGSSSNQGSSSNQGSSSNQGSSSNQGSSSNQGSSSNQGSSSNQGSSSNQGSSSNQGSSSNQGSSSNQGSSSNQGSSSNQGPTPNQGSSSNQGSSSNQGSSSNQGSSSNQGSSSNQGSSSNQGSSSNQGSSSNQGPSSNQGSSSNQGSSSNQGSSSSQGSSSNQGSSSNQGSSSNQGSSSNQGSSSNQGSSSNQGSSSAPAGSNGICERDGFMGDNDDCRKFYRCVNNGKGGYVRHEFTCSDSTVWDQDAQTCNYPHAVKNTKCNSAISNQPNQGTSIHPEQQTDSNKPDNNNPTQATSSIAESSSISPPENQSTTFRPETTVSTEMSSSTFPTETICNKEGYIGNPSDCSKFHRCVDNGKAGFTKHDFSCGPGTVWDDEIQACNHPRDVKNEKCGQSGNSNNNQNSNSTQPSSNESSSTTQTSENNQSGQNTSELPNQQLQSTTNTNYLTTTQSSSNSNGQGTSGQSNNESSGSTETSQSTSNSNNENSANNQQGQTTIENTANNQGSSSISSTESSTAGSSSTSNQNQGNTSFSNQSAGSGGICERDGFMGDDHDCKKFYRCVNNGEGGYTRHEFLCAEGTVWDQAAQTCNYPNVVSNSKCNFEESKNPNSGTNASVSTTETDNRPSTETSSSNSAALSTQSPSIQPSPTQSPSTQPSSTQPSSTQPSSTQPSFTQPSSTQPSSTQPSSTQPSSTQLSSTQSPQSLSGDLCNKEGYTPNSEDCSKFHRCVDNGNGVFTKYDFSCGPGTVWDNNIQACNHPRDVKDNKCGSPGSSSQSNSDGSPSSSSGSTGTGGIPGSDGSTGTGGSPVTGGSPVTGGSPGTGGSPGTGGSPGTGGSPGTGGSPGTGGSPGTGGSPGTGGSPGTGGSPGTGGSPGTGGSPGTGGSPGTGGSPGTGGSPGTGGSPGTGGSPGTGGSPGTGGSPGTGGSPGTGGSPGTGGSSETGGSHGSGGSPGSDGNSGSGGSPGTDGSPGTGGSPGSGGSPGSGGSPGSGGSPGSGGSPGSGGSPGSGGSPGSGGSPGSVGSSTQIPITTGGNSACDREGFMADKNDCKKFYRCVDNGKGGYSKHEFSCGQGTAWDDEIKTCNYENSVPSCNGSRPPKESSTSAPVGPDQSSSKPDPSQTENPQNLSSLPTQEMTTSRMSTESSFSQTSSTENTLGHTSSTDASSSESSSNKPVNPAGKDCSNEGFMADPDDCKKFYRCVTNGDGGLTKHEFSCGEGTAWDEKHETCNYENQVERCNGKNNSSSNSVEGQTTSPSKKPTTTAVTESTNSGQTEYTSTSSSTDKVTNQSIGSESTTQIAPTTTGNMTATASSITCTSAGFFSHPDDCSKYYRCVDYKGDGSQFSVYHFNCPNGTIWDESINTCNHAENVFPPRNCSKSSQPSPQPCATTESSTTAESTSADPTDTMTTIEGTTSKNEETTTNSQTTTEQVASSTNQPQVITEATQTTTEAAQTSTEAAQTTTEAAQTTTEAAQTTTEPAQTTTEATQTTTEAAQTTTEAVQTTTEAAQTTTEAAQTTTEAAQTTTEAAQTTTEAAQTTTEAAQTTTEAAQTTTEAAQTTTEAAQTTTEAAQTTTEAAQTTTEAAQTTTEATQTTTDTAQTTTEGSQTTMQTTTDTPQPTTDTPQTTEPASQTTTEVSQTTNEPSETTTDAHPTTEIGTTETPKDGNCPPLQNGQNHFVCPTGFKKHPTECNMFYQCTKKPETMNMDIVVFSCPNGTVYNEAKCQCEDSSSCKVAQTRSLEETFDQRHMIQVRHKRSICPSEGHYPFGDEICSSTFVKCTRSFETNVMEGTMYRCPRGFSYWSVSRRCERTEKIPNCRTLSIDSSNSIPIEWINLGKARQLRF; from the exons acTATGAAGGAAAACTATCGTCTTACCCTTGCCAATCCGAAGGATTTCACGCCGACGAACAAAATTGTGCCATTTTCTATCGTTGTGTCGACCAAGGCAACAGCAAGTTGACGGCTTTCGAATTCTCATGTGGACCCGGTACAGTGTTCTCCACTGACCTGAACGTGTGCGTACATCCAGAAGATTCAGGAAGAGAAGACTGTGGagcaaatttcaatgaaatcgaTAGCGATAATCGGAATCCGAATAACGATGGAGTCGCTACACCTGCTGTTTCTACAACAACTGGTACAACAACAGTACAAACTCCGAGCTCACAATCTACTTCTACGGCAATGTCGTCGACTCAAACAACTACATCGGGAAGTCAGACAACTTGCACTGAAGATGGTTTCATTGGGGATTCAGATGATTGCAGCAAATTTTATCGCTGTGTGTCGAATGGAAAGGGAAGCTATATGAAATACGAATTCAGATGTGGAAACGGAACTGTTTGGGATAATAAAATACAAGGATGTAACCATGCCTGGGCAGTTGAAGACTGTAGGAAAGCAGTTTCCAATGATTATGAATCGAGCTCACAGTCGTCAATGTCAAGTAGTCATGCATCTTCTACTTCTAGTACTAGCAGTCAGGCTAGCTCTTCTAGTAGTTCTACAAGTAGCTCAACAAGTTCTTGGAATCAAAGTTCCTCCACAAGTTCGAGCTCATCTAGCAATTCCAACTCAAATAGCCAGTCTACTTCTTCGTCGGCAAATAGTCAAACTAGTTCCAACAATCATAACGCTTCGTCTCAATCCTCAGGTAACGGATCATATAACAGTCAAAGTTCAAACCAAGGCTCATCCTCTAATCAAGGATCGTCTTCGAATCAAGGCTCGTCTTCGAATCAAGGCTCGTCTTCGAATCAAGGCTCGTCCTCAAATCAAG GCTCGTCTTCGAATCAAGGCTCGTCTTCAAATCAAGGCTCATCATCTAATCAAGGATCATCTTCAAATCAAGGCTCATCTTCAAATCAAGGCTCATCAACTAATCAAGGCTCGTCTTCGAATCAAGGCTCGTCTTCAAATCAAGGTACATCGTCTAATCAAGGATCATCTTCAAATCAAGGCTCATCTTCAAATCAAGGCTCATCAACTAATCAAGGCTCGTCTTCGAATCAGGGCTCGTCTTCAAATCAAGGTTCATCCTCTAATCAAGGTTCATCTTCAAATCAAGGATCATCTTCAAATCAAGGATCATCCTCTAATCAAGGTTCATCTTCAAATCAAGGATCATCTTCTAATCAAGGATCATCTTCAAATCAAGGCTCGTCTTCAAATCAAGGCTCATCCTCTAATCAAGGGTCATCTTCAAACCAAGGATCATCTTCAAACCAAGGATCATCTTCAAATCAAGGATCATCTTCAAATCAAGGCTCGTCTTCGAATCAAGGCTCGTCTTCGAATCAAGGCTCGTCTTCGAATCAAGGCTCGTCTTCGAATCAAGGCTCGTCTTCGAATCAAGGCTCGTCTTCGAATCAAGGCTCGTCTTCGAATCAAGGTCCTACTCCGAATCAAGGCTCGTCTTCGAATCAAGGATCGTCTTCGAATCAAGGCTCGTCTTCGAATCAAGGATCGTCTTCGAATCAAGGATCGTCTTCGAATCAAGGATCGTCTTCAAATCAAGGCTCGTCTTCAAACCAAGGCTCGTCTTCAAACCAAGGCCCGTCTTCAAACCAAGGATCATCTTCAAATCAAGGCTCGTCCTCAAATCAAGGCTCATCCTCCAGTCAAGGCTCGTCATCAAATCAAGGCTCGTCATCAAATCAAGGCTCGTCATCAAATCAAGGCTCGTCCTCAAATCAAGGCTCGTCCTCAAATCAAGGTTCGTCCTCAAATCAAGGATCTTCTAGCGCTCCAGCTGGCAGTAATGGTATTTGCGAAAGGGATGGCTTTATGGGTGACAATGACGATTGCAGAAAGTTCTATAGATGTGTAAATAATGGCAAGGGTGGATACGTAAGACATGAATTCACATGTTCAGATTCAACAGTGTGGGATCAAGATGCTCAAACATGTAATTATCCTCATGCTGttaaaaatacgaaatgcAACTCAGCAATATCAAATCAGCCCAATCAAGGAACATCAATTCATCCCGAACAACAGACTGATTCCAACAAACCAGATAATAATAATCCCACACAAGCTACTTCATCTATTGCAGAATCGAGTTCAATTTCTCCTCCTGAAAATCAGTCAACCACATTTAGACCGGAAACGACCGTATCCACTGAAATGTCTTCATCTACTTTTCCAACAGAGACCATATGTAATAAGGAGGGGTACATTGGTAATCCTAGTGACTGTAGTAAGTTTCACAGATGTGTCGACAATGGTAAAGCAGGTTTTACGAAACACGATTTTTCTTGTGGCCCTGGAACAGTTTGGGATGATGAAATTCAGGCTTGCAATCATCCTAGAGATGTTAAGAATGAAAAATGCGGACAAAGTGGAAATTCTAACAACAACCAGAATTCCAATTCAACACAACCTAGCAGCAATGAAAGTTCCTCTACAACTCAAACGTCAGAAAATAACCAATCCGGTCAAAATACAAGTGAGCTTCCAAATCAACAATTGCAAAGTACCACGAACACCAATTATTTAACAACTACGCAAAGCTCAAGCAATTCGAATGGTCAAGGAACTTCAGGTCAATCGAACAACGAGAGTTCTGGTTCGACTGAAACTAGCCAAAGTACAAGTAATTCAAACAACGAAAATTCAGCGAACAACCAACAAGGACAGACAACAATCGAAAATACGGCAAATAATCAAGGTTCTTCTTCGATTTCTTCCACTGAGTCGAGCACCGCTGGTTCATCATCAACAAGTAATCAAAATCAAGGCAATACTTCATTTAGTAACCAATCTGCTGGTTCAGGAGGAATTTGTGAGAGAGACGGATTTATGGGAGACGATCATGattgtaagaaattttataGATGCGTTAATAACGGTGAAGGCGGTTACACAAGACATGAATTCTTATGTGCGGAGGGAACAGTATGGGATCAAGCTGCTCAAACTTGCAATTATCCGAATGTTGTTAGTAACtctaaatgtaattttgaagaAAGCAAAAACCCCAATAGCGGGACAAATGCTAGCGTATCGACTACAGAAACAGATAACCGACCATCTACTGAAACAAGTAGTTCCAATTCTGCTGCATTATCAACACAATCGCCATCCATACAACCATCACCCACACAATCGCCATCCACACAGCCGTCATCCACACAACCGTCATCCACACAACCGTCATCCACACAACCGTCATTCACACAACCGTCATCCACACAACCGTCATCCACACAACCGTCATCCACACAACCGTCATCCACACAACTGTCATCCACACAATCGCCACAGTCGTTGTCAGGTGATCTTTGTAACAAGGAGGGATACACACCTAATTCTGAAGACTGTTCCAAGTTTCATAGATGTGTTGATAATGGAAATGGTGTGTTTACTAAATATGACTTTAGCTGCGGACCTGGTACCGTATGGGACAATAATATTCAAGCATGTAATCACCCGAGAGATGTAAAAGACAATAAATGTGGTAGTCCGGGAAGCAGCAGTCAGAGTAACAGTGATGGTAGTCCGAGTAGCAGCAGTGGTAGTACTGGAACTGGTGGTATTCCTGGAAGTGATGGTAGTACTGGAACTGGTGGTAGTCCTGTAACTGGTGGTAGTCCTGTAACTGGTGGTAGTCCTGGAACTGGCGGTAGTCCTGGAACTGGCGGTAGTCCTGGAACTGGCGGTAGTCCTGGAACTGGCGGTAGTCCTGGAACTGGTGGTAGTCCTGGAACTGGCGGTAGTCCTGGAACTGGTGGTAGTCCTGGAACTGGCGGTAGTCCTGGAACTGGCGGTAGTCCTGGAACTGGCGGTAGTCCTGGAACTGGCGGTAGTCCTGGAACTGGCGGTAGTCCTGGAACTGGCGGTAGTCCTGGAACTGGTGGTAGTCCTGGAACTGGTGGCAGTCCTGGAACTGGTGGTAGTCCTGGAACCGGTGGTAGTCCTGGAACTGGTGGTAGTCCTGGAACTGGTGGTAGTCCTGGAACTGGCGGTAGTTCTGAAACTGGTGGTAGTCATGGAAGTGGAGGTAGTCCTGGAAGTGATGGTAATTCTGGAAGTGGTGGTAGTCCTGGAACTGATGGTAGTCCTGGAACTGGTGGTAGTCCTGGAAGTGGTGGTAGTCCTGGAAGTGGTGGTAGTCCTGGAAGTGGTGGTAGTCCTGGAAGTGGTGGTAGTCCTGGAAGTGGTGGTAGTCCTGGAAGTGGTGGTAGTCCTGGAAGTGGTGGTAGTCCTGGAAGCGTCGGAAGTTCAACTCAAATTCCAATTACAACAGGTGGTAATAGTGCTTGTGATCGAGAGGGGTTTATGGCTGACAAAAATGATTGCAAAAAGTTCTACAGGTGCGTTGACAATGGAAAAGGTGGATACTCAAAACATGAGTTTTCGTGCGGCCAGGGAACAGCGTGGGACGATGAAATAAAAACGTgcaattatgaaaatagcgtACCGTCGTGTAATGGCTCACGTCCTCCCAAAGAAAGTTCGACATCTGCCCCAGTAGGCCCAGACCAGTCATCATCCAAACCGGATCCGTCTCAAACTGAAAATCCACAGAATTTATCGTCATTACCCACGCAAGAAATGACTACAAGTAGAATGTCAACTGAAAGTTCATTCAGTCAAACTTCGTCAACTGAAAATACATTAGGCCACACTTCATCGACTGACGCGTCATCATCAGAAAGTTCGTCAAACAAACCAGTGAACCCTGCAGGGAAAGACTGTTCAAATGAAGGATTTATGGCTGATCCTGATGATTGTAAAAAGTTTTACAGATGTGTAACCAACGGCGATGGTGGGTTAACAAAGCATGAGTTCTCATGTGGAGAAGGGACAGCTTGGGATGAAAAACATGAAACCTGTAATTATGAAAATCAGGTCGAAAGATGTAATGGGAAAAACAACTCATCTAGTAACAGTGTTGAAGGTCAGACAACTTCACCTTCGAAGAAACCAACAACTACGGCTGTAACAGAATCCACCAATTCTGGACAAACAGAGTATACTTCAACTTCTAGCTCTACGGATAAAGTTACAAATCAGTCAATCGGATCAGAAAGTACTACACAAATAGCACCGACCACAACGGGCAACATGACAGCAACCGCATCATCTATAACTTGCACATCGGCTGGATTTTTCTCCCATCCAGACGATTGTTCGAAATATTATCGTTGCGTTGATTACAAAGGTGATGGGTCTCAATTTTCGGTTTATCATTTTAATTGTCCCAACGGTACTATTTGGGACGAAAGTATAAACACCTGCAATCAcgccgaaaatgtttttccgcCAAGAAACTGTTCAAAATCATCACAACCCTCGCCGCAGCCATGTGCCACAACAGAAAGCTCAACAACAGCTGAATCTACATCGG CAGATCCTACAGACACAATGACAACTATAGAAGgtacaacatcaaaaaatgaaGAGACGACGACGAACTCTCAGACAACAACGGAACAGGTTGCATCATCTACAAATCAACCTCAAGTAATAACCGAAGCAACACAAACAACGACAGAAGCTGCTCAGACGTCAACAGAAGCTGCTCAGACGACAACAGAAGCTGCTCAGACAACAACAGAAGCTGCTCAGACGACAACAGAACCTGCTCAGACGACAACAGAAGCTACTCAGACGACGACCGAAGCTGCTCAAACGACGACCGAGGCTGTGCAAACGACGACAGAAGCTGCTCAGACGACTACAGAAGCTGCTCAGACGACAACAGAAGCTGCTCAGACGACAACAGAAGCTGCTCAGACGACAACAGAAGCTGCTCAGACGACAACAGAAGCTGCTCAGACGACAACAGAAGCTGCTCAGACGACAACAGAAGCTGCTCAGACGACAACAGAAGCTGCTCAGACGACAACAGAAGCTGCTCAGACGACAACAGAAGCTGCTCAGACGACAACAGAAGCTGCTCAGACGACAACAGAAGCTACTCAGACGACAACCGATACAGCGCAGACAACAACGGAAGGTTCACAAACGACAATGCAAACAACTACGGATACACCTCAACCAACGACCGACACTCCACAAACAACAGAGCCAGCGTCCCAAACCACCACCGAAGTATCGCAAACTACGAATGAACCATCCGAAACTACAACTGATGCGCACCCAACAACAGAAATAGGAACAACTGAGACACCGAAGGATGGAAATTGCCCTCCATTGCAAAATGggcaaaatcattttgtttgcCCGACGGGTTTCAAAAAACATCCTACTGAGTGCAACATGTTCTATCAATGCACAAAGAAACCGGAAACTATGAACATGGACATTGTCGTTTTCAGTTGTCCGAATGGAACAGTTTACAATGAAGCGAAATGTCAATGCGAAGACAGTAGCTCCTGCAAAGTCGCTCAAACACGATCACTTGAAGAAACCTTTGATCAACGACATATG ATTCAGGTACGTCACAAACGTTCAATTTGTCCCAGTGAAGGTCACTATCCGTTTGGCGATGAAATCTGCTCGTCAACATTTGTCAAATGTACCAGATCATTCGAAACAAATGTAATGGAAGGCACCATGTACAGATGTCCCCGTGGATTTTCCTATTGGAGTGTCAGCCGACGCTGTGAACGAACCGAAAAAATACCAAATTGTCGTACGTTGTCGATAGATAGCTCGAACAGCATTCCAATTGAATGGATTAATTTAGGGAAAGCGAGGCAGCTACGATTTTAG